The following nucleotide sequence is from Anopheles stephensi strain Indian chromosome 3, UCI_ANSTEP_V1.0, whole genome shotgun sequence.
GTGGTCATTCTGCTGACCCTGGGGGTAGCCCTCGGCCGTGTACCGCACGTCGGTCGGGGCGTACATCTGATAGGCAGCTGGTGATTGTGTGCGGCTTATGAACTCGGCATCGTTCGCGTACCGTGCGATCGCCTTGCCCGGAcccggttgctgttgctgctgctgttggtgctgctgctggtgcttctTGTGCGGTAACGTACGGTAGTAGTTGACGGGTGGCCCACTCGGTGCTGCCATCAGGCTCAGATCGATCGGATAGCCGTTCTGATCGAGGAAGCACCCCGGGCTCAGATGGATGTCCACCTGATGCTGGTAGGCCGAAAGGTCTTTGCCGGCTAGGGCTGCCGTTCCGCCGCGCGGTAAGGTTGAGAGTGCGGAGGACGTGAAGCGTGGTCCGCGTAGAACCATCGGAGGATAGTACGCAcccgattgctgctgctgttggaagCTAGCTTCACTGCTACCGTCCTGCACACTGCTCTGTTCATCCGAGTCTTTCTCACCTAGATCGGAATCGATCGCGTCGGGTCGTGGACGCGTTTTGTGCTGACCACTCTCGGCATCGTTGATCAGATCCGGGTTCTGATCCTGATAGCTACGTGCCGACGGCGGACTGCAGAATTGAGCCATCGCTGTCATGTTGTTGAGGGTGGCCTTGTCAAGCCCGTTCGGATTCGCGTTCAGGTAGAGCACAATGTCCTGTGGATTGCCACCATCACCCAGCGCTAGTGCACCGTTCATTTTGGCCGCCGTCAGTGGTTCACCGATGTCGTTCGTTATCGAGGCACACTTTTGCTGGCTAGGAGCACCGGACCCATGGTCGGAGGGACCCTTGGAACTACGGTTCTTCTTTCCACCGGCTGACGAACGTCGCGATCGGGCACACTTGCACGCGATGATGCAGCACAGcagacagagcagcacagcCGATGCGGCACTGGCGGCCACTATCGCAAGGAAGTACTCCTCCGAGAAGGTGACCTGCTCGACGACGGGTTCCTCCTTCACGATCACGTGCAGTGTGTAGTTAGTTTGCACGCGGCCGGCAGAGTTTTCCGCCACACAGGAGTACGTCCCATTGTCGTCTGCGTTGATGTTGTAGATGAATAGTTCGCTGTGCTTCGCACCATCAACATCGTCTATGTAGTAGTATAGGTGTAGGTTGGGCGATAGTAAGCTATCGTTCAGAAGCACCTGTCCCTGGAATAGCCACGCCACCGTGGGCTCTGGGATGGCCGCTATCCGACAGTCGAGCGAGATGTTTCGACCTTCCGCAATCTCCCGGTAGGAGGTTTCCGGTGTCACCACCGGCAAACAGGCAAGATCGTCTAGCGTGAGCGTCTTGACCGTTTCACCCGCTAGTCGCGGTGGTCCGCTACACTTGATTTCCTCCCGCTGCGGCACGTTGAAGCTGTTCAGCCAGGTGTACACGTCCGTAAGGTGACAGTCACAGTGCCACCGGTTGCTTTGCAGATTGATGCCGTGCAGCGACTCGGGCAGTACGTGTGCGCCACGGATGGTGGTGATGCGGTTACCGTCCAGCCGCAACCACTCGAGATTGTCCATGCCGATGAACGCTTCGTCCTCGACCAGTTCAATCTGACAGTTGCTTAGCTCGAGCGTCGTCAGGTACGACAGCTGCTTGAAGGCGTTCGAGCGCAGTGCCCGTATCGGGTTGCCGCTCAGCGAGAGACGCATCAGAGCCGCGTAGTCCTGGAACGTCTCCGTCGGAACCTCCGACAGCGTGTTGTCGGAGAGATCGAGCTCCACCAGATTAGTGAGCCCTCGGAATGCGCGGTCGTGTATCTTCATGATCTGGTTGCGGGCCAGATAGATCTTCTGCAGATTGATCAGATCCATCTTGCGGAACCGTTCGCTCTGCAGTATCGTGAGACTGTTGCCGGAAAAGTTGAGCACCTGCGTGCCAGGATCCATACCGTCCGGCAGATAGTTCAGAAAGCGTCCACCACACTCGACCGTCTGTTTGCCACCCTTCCActtgcacacgcacacctccGCCGGGCAGCCCTCCGTCGAGGGTAGCGAGCTCCAACCGAGCAGCGCCATCAGTATCAATGCTGCGTCCCACCGGGACATACTGGCAAACagtggcgcacacacacacagacacgcacgtacacaaattaaaaaataacacacgcacgcacacacatacactaacACCGAATAAAGCTACTTCTGCTCAATCCGCCGACCACTCACTGACCTGCCCAGCGAGTGTTTTCTGCCTGCCTGTAGCACGTCACCGTTCAGCTATCTTCAACGGAATGCTCCGAACCTAACTGGGCCCTCATCCTACGGGGTAAGCAAGCTAGTGTCCGCGTACCGGCACGCTGCGACACATTCATCGCACAAGATTTTACACTCTCGATCACGGTCGTGTCCCCGGTTCGTTAGAGCCCGGCACCATCGTTTTCTTCCACGCCACGTCCTCGGTCCGACTTTGAAGAAGTAATTATGAATGACATCTCCGGTAGGGACGGGCGTGATTTGCACACTTGGTGCGATCCGACACGTTCGCACACACCACCGTGTTTTGATTCACGTTTGATGccgttttcactcacacacacactcgcgctcGCACACTGGACACTGCTTAAGGATGGGCACGTACCGCGGGTTCACAGTTCTCTGGGCGCGCTCGTCCCCGGCGGCAATAAAGTGATTTTAATTCGTGCACGCCGTCCAATCTCACCACCGTGATGCCTCACTAGCACTGGCAATTAGGCGCGTGCATAAAACACGAACCACGGGAACGTGATGAACCGGAACTCCTCGGGCGTGGAGCgtggtgtttcgttttttcgtGTCTATGGTGTTTAATTCCGGTGTCACTCGAACCGTGCCCCCGTCCACCGGATGGCGTGCAACGGTCTGCTCGAAAACATCCCCGGATCCCGATAACACTGCGTCTCACTCCCGCTGGGACTGTGAGTACGGGAAGAGGACGCGCTTTTCCGTGTCAAGAAGCCGCTCCCGGAAATGGTGGGCCGGTGCCGGTGAGAATTGTTTCTGGACGCGATGAAGCGCACCAGCTGGCGataatttgttgtttgttgttgttgttgttgtttcgtctATGCCATCATCAACACCCTTCAGAGCAGGTGCCGGCGATGGTGGAGCAAGCACTCCAGAATGAGGTCGAGCTGCATGAATACGCGGACACTGTAAAGAAGAGATGGAGAGAAATGGCgagatataaataaatattgtgTCAGTGAGAGGGAAAGATTTTTCTGGACCGCTTGTGGAAACCCCCTGGGAGGTGAAATGATCTTTTTGCGACCATTTTAACACCCCAGGAAAACGCGGAAATGAGTGACAAAAGAAGGAGGAAAGTTTTCCAGGTCACTCGGCAGTCGGATTTGTCGCCTGGTCAGGATGTCGCCAACATTCTGGTGTCCAGCCAAGTACGAaatgctaaagaatatgtgcCACTGAAGTTGGCAAGCATGAAATTAAGGGGAAAGCATAAGAATTCCATCTTTGTCCGAAAACTCGATTAGGGTCGAATTTATTTACACTGGTTGACAGCTTTCCACCGCTGAATGGGGGTCGTGGAATTGCTGaggtgttgtttgtgtggtgttgtAATTTGCTGTGGGTGGCAAATGTCAAACGATGGCAAACAGTCTCGCCCAAGATCGTTTTCGACCCTTGGAACCAGCGTGGGAAGTGTTGGGTGAAAATTCAATTCCATTTAGTAGTAGGAGGTTTTCAAGAGCTACCTGCGCGAGTGTGTTGGTGCGTCCCGTTGAGTGATTTTCTAATCAGGAGTAATTTTCTCATAATAGTAAAGCTTTTGTGCGTCGGTAGGATAATTACTTGCGCTTCCATTTCCCATTCTCTTTACGGTTGAGGATGGTTGGGAATCGATTTTAACGGATCAATAGCTATAAATCCCCCCTCCTTTTGCTCTGTTGCGAATGTTTGATTATGCGACCTTTCGATCACTGAGCCCGGTGCCGGTGCCTCCTGCATAAGCACGCAGCCACATGCAATCATACGAAGAAGTGATAAATTTTCCCATTGAATGCTGTTCACCATGGCACAAAGTTCTATCCACATTAGTTACAGTGCATCGATAATAGGATTATTCggtgcactcacacacacatgcatagAGTTGCAATTTGGTACGTTTCGAGGGTGGTCGAAATTGTTGCACTGGAAGGATTTAACGCATTTGACCTGccagaaggaaaggaaaaatgtgGCCCACATACGATGCAGTGTCTATGCACCAAAAGGGACGACGTACGGCGTCTGTAATCGATACTCGGTGGGGTTGCACCaaacgcgcgcgtgtgtgcgtgtgtgtgggttgcaCCAATCGGTAATTGTTATTAAGAACGGTGCAATAAATAATCAAT
It contains:
- the LOC118512434 gene encoding uncharacterized protein LOC118512434, with product MSRWDAALILMALLGWSSLPSTEGCPAEVCVCKWKGGKQTVECGGRFLNYLPDGMDPGTQVLNFSGNSLTILQSERFRKMDLINLQKIYLARNQIMKIHDRAFRGLTNLVELDLSDNTLSEVPTETFQDYAALMRLSLSGNPIRALRSNAFKQLSYLTTLELSNCQIELVEDEAFIGMDNLEWLRLDGNRITTIRGAHVLPESLHGINLQSNRWHCDCHLTDVYTWLNSFNVPQREEIKCSGPPRLAGETVKTLTLDDLACLPVVTPETSYREIAEGRNISLDCRIAAIPEPTVAWLFQGQVLLNDSLLSPNLHLYYYIDDVDGAKHSELFIYNINADDNGTYSCVAENSAGRVQTNYTLHVIVKEEPVVEQVTFSEEYFLAIVAASAASAVLLCLLCCIIACKCARSRRSSAGGKKNRSSKGPSDHGSGAPSQQKCASITNDIGEPLTAAKMNGALALGDGGNPQDIVLYLNANPNGLDKATLNNMTAMAQFCSPPSARSYQDQNPDLINDAESGQHKTRPRPDAIDSDLGEKDSDEQSSVQDGSSEASFQQQQQSGAYYPPMVLRGPRFTSSALSTLPRGGTAALAGKDLSAYQHQVDIHLSPGCFLDQNGYPIDLSLMAAPSGPPVNYYRTLPHKKHQQQHQQQQQQQPGPGKAIARYANDAEFISRTQSPAAYQMYAPTDVRYTAEGYPQGQQNDHTQFPSPPDGYKGEVHPVAYMSSTAAAAAAFCVGPAPPQQWPTFLPGFHPQLIPIMAPANGALLASPMMASPGGPPQQVQQQQQQQQQLSSPQTQPGTALKKCSVGAQTSELDKDVIPEQREEEEEEEEEHENGGSAVKLRHLTGPLADSPDEGYVGDSHETSDI